A region from the Corylus avellana chromosome ca7, CavTom2PMs-1.0 genome encodes:
- the LOC132186443 gene encoding uncharacterized protein LOC132186443, translated as MDNILGTILDIKGKTKDNLQARKDLQEMGLRQALHPFTNDDGRIYMPHACHTMSKEDKASFLKVLRNIRVPDGYASNISRCVKLKDRTISGLKSHDNHVDSSDDRLRKDMGAKLVMHCRGPMVSAVQYNRYVVNGKFFRTVAHDVGKRSQNSGVCVPTVDGETYYGKVTQILEVEYYDRTKYVVFKCDWADTTRDRGYRVDEYGITLVNFKNLVHKGDLISDEPYGPMSTRGKSRGRRGAASTSRSHHVLTDSEAQEVAMLMQQQSGYRPILPDNVDEQLHARDDHACDLISTSAEISQILAEARGPTGLTQFGYRYEPSPYEPGASMRMPSPPPPLPHGFFDQQPNSGAPMDNSETQPGEDMDDGIGEQHDEHDDDLAWPALTIDEVRTIDRAGNFEVLIVKDSHKLWDIPDGKRVVMEYNGAWQPVGQSGKKFRRMIGKTCKTGTFIKLSDPWKHVPEQSKEDLFESLMNYFYIMPGSDMAAIKKDAFRDMGEKQKLLRHKLRQKLMIQSDDTPGTVSARMAHTISKYNPRDVEILLGKWCTPDYQAYCQHMKDIRKQNEIPHYTGSKSLARVAHEEFISSGKTPTRAVTYIKSHTKSDGSRPNPVAAERIARMEELLPNDPAEQVEGPQGTIRWTPDDAYAQAHNNKPEYAGRVRGVSKNILPAPGTSYSYYTPSQTRSQNRGGPMISREEFERAMQSEREKHRHEMDERLTQQSEEITASVTAAVSARVAEQVAAQMATLMAAQMAAYEARIRSLEGSRRMGSDLEVTTTRNPQDAESPARVIVRSSVDSRSDDVRVEAEDDHNDTTHQTPVGQKSRLSIHYTRRSGTP; from the exons atggacaatataCTTGGCACAATTCTAGACATTAAGggaaaaacgaaggacaaccttcAAGCACgaaaagacttgcaagaaatgggtttgagacaagCACTGCATCCTTTCACAAATGATGATGGAAGAATCTATATGCCTCATGCTTGCCACACAATGTCTAAAGAGGATAAAGCTAGTTTCCTAAAAGTGCTTCGAAATATAAGGGTGccagacggatatgcctcgaacatttcccgATGTGTAAAACTTAAGGACCGGACGATATCGGGTttaaagagtcatgacaatcac GTCGATAGTTCGGACGATCGACTTCGGAAGGATATGGGTGCcaaactagtaatgcattgtagaggtcCGATGGTCTCAGCAGTCCAATATAATAGATATGTGGTAAACGGCAAGTTCTTTCGAACTGTCGCACATGATGTGGGAAAAAGGTCTCAGAATAGTGGCGTGTGcgtgccgactgttgatggcgaaacatacTACGGGAAAGTAACTCAAATACTTGAAGTGGAGTATTACGACAGGACAAAATATGTTGTGTTCAAGTGTGACTGGGCGGACACCACAAGGGACAGGGGATACAGGGtggacgagtatggcataacgcttgtcaacttcaaaaaccttgtccataagGGGGACCTGATtagtgatgagccgtat GGTCCTATGAGTACTCGGGGGAAGTCAAGAGGACGGCGGGGAGCCGCTTCTACATCGAGATCACACCATGTCCTGACAGATAGTGAGGCACAGGAAGTTGCTATGCTTATGCAGCAGCAATCAGGGTATCGACCTATACTTCCGGATAATGTAGACGAGCAGTTACATGCCAGAGACGATCATGCCTGTGACCTAATCTCCACTTCAGCTGAGATATCCCAAATACTCGCGGAGGCAAGAGGCCCGACAGGCCTTACACAGTTTGGGTATCGATATGAGCCTAGTCCTTACGAGCCTGGCGCCTCCATGCGTATGCCATCCCCGCCACCCCCATTGCCGCATGGCTTTTTCGATCAGCAGCCAAACAGCGGCGCACCTATGGATAATAGTGAGACACAGCCTGGTGAAGACATGGATGATGGGATAGGTGAGCAGCACGATGAGCATGATGATGACCTTGCTTGGCCAGCATTGACTATTGACGAGGTTCGCACGATAG ATAGGGCGGGTAACTTTGAGGTGTTGATCGTAAAAGACTCAcacaagttgtgggacattCCTGATGGAAAAAGGGTGGTCATGGAGTATAATGGcgcgtggcagcccgtaggacaAAGCGGCAaaaaatttagacggatgatAGGGAAGACGTGCAAGACCGGGACTTTTATCAAGCTATCCGACCCCTGGAAGCATGTACCAGAACAAAGCAAGGAAGATTTATTTGAGTCATTGATG AATTACTTCTATATCATGCCTGGGTCGGATATGGCGGCAATTAAAAAAGATGCTTTTAGAGACATGGGGGAGAAGCAAAAGCTTTTGAGGCACAAGTTGAGGCAGAAGCTCATGATTCAGAGCGACGACACTCCTGGGACAGTGTCGGCAAGGATGGCTCACACCATTTCAAAGTACAACCCAAGAGATGTGGAAATATTGTTGGGAAAATGGTGTACTCCCGATTATCAA GCTTATTGCCAGCACATGAAAGACATACGCAAACAGAATGAAATACCGCATTACACAGGCTCGAAGAGCTTAGCAAGAGTCGCACATGAGGAG TTTATTAGTTCAGGCAAGACTCCTACACGAGCGGTCACGTATATCAAGTCCCATACAAAGTCAGATGGTAGCCGTCCAAATCCGGTGGCCGCAGAGAGAATC GCTCGGATGGAAGAGTTATTGCCAAATGACCCTGCGGAGCAGGTAGAAGGGCCCCAAGGCACAATTAGGTGGACACCGGATGATGCTTATGCTCAGGCGCACAACAATAAGCCAGAGTATGCGGGTCGTGTCCGTGGAGTCAGTAAGAATATCTTGCCCGCACCTGGCACTAGctactcatactatacaccgtcccaaaCACGGTCGCAGAACCGGGGCGGCCCGATGATATCGCGCGAAGAATTTGAAAGAGCCATGCAATCAGAGAGGGAGAAGCATCGTCACGAAATGGATGAGCGGCTGACGCAGCAGAGTGAGGAAATTACTGCTTCGGTGACTGCGGCGGTGTCTGCACGGGTTGCTGAGCAGGTGGCTGCTCAGATGGCTACTCTGATGGCTGCTCAGATGGCAGCGTATGAGGCCCGGATTCGCAGCCTTGAGGGGTCGAGACGTATGGGCTCCGATTTGGAGGTGACGACTACCCGGAATCCACAAGATGCGGAGTCCCCAGCCCGAGTGATTGTGAGATCCTCAGTTGATAGCAGATCag atgacgtaagagtagaagctgagGACGATCATAATGACACCACACATCAGACGCCGGTTGGTCAGAAGTCTCGTTTGTCAATACATTATACCCGTCGTTCAGGCACCcc TTAA
- the LOC132187947 gene encoding uncharacterized protein LOC132187947, whose amino-acid sequence MESIGVLMLCPMNPYLEQELQRRFNLFRLWTVPQKSQFFKDHSASIRAVVGNSAAGADAELINTLPGLEIVSSFSVGVDKIDLDKCKEKGIRVTYTPDVLTEDVADLAIGLSLAVLRRLCECDRYVRSGKWKKGDFRLTTKFTGKTVGIIGLGRIGMAVAKRAEAFNCPICYYSRREKPDTKYTYYPSVVELAGNCQILVVACPLTEETRHIINREVIDALGPKGVLINIGRGPHVDEPELVSALVEGRLGGAGLDVYENEPQVPEELFGLENVVLLPHVGSGTMETRKAMADLVIGNLEAHFLNKPLLTPLTLMESIGVLMLCPMNPYLEQELQRRFNLFRLWTVPQKSQFFKDHSASIRAVVGNSAAGADAELINTLPGLEIVSSFSVGVDKIDLDKCKEKGIRVTNTPDVLTEDVADLVIGLILAVLRRLCECDRYVRSGKWKKGGFRLTTKFTGKTVGIIGLGRIGMAVAKRAEAFNCPICYYSRREKPDTKYTYYPSVVELAGNCQILVVACPLTEETRHIINREVIDALGPKGVLINIGRGPHVDEPELVSALVEGRLGGAGLDVYENEPQVPEELFGLENVVLLPHVGSGTMETRKAMADLVIGNLEAHFLNKPLLTPLV is encoded by the exons ATGGAGTCCATTGGCGTACTCATGCTGTGCCCAATGAACCCCTACCTCGAGCAAGAGCTCCAGAGGCGCTTCAACCTCTTCAGGCTCTGGACCGTCCCGCAGAAGTCCCAGTTCTTCAAGGACCACTCCGCCTCCATCCGAGCCGTCGTCGGAAACTCTGCCGCCGGCGCCGACGCCGAGCTCATCAACACGCTGCCTGGGCTCGAGATCGTCTCGAGCTTCAGCGTCGGGGTGGACAAGATCGACCTGGACAAGTGCAAGGAGAAGGGGATTAGGGTTACTTACACGCCGGACGTGCTGACCGAGGACGTGGCGGACCTCGCGATCGGGCTCAGCCTGGCCGTGCTGAGGAGGCTGTGTGAGTGCGATCGGTACGTTAGGAGTGGGAAGTGGAAGAAGGGGGACTTTAGGTTGACTACCAAG TTCACTGGAAAAACAGTTGGTATTATCGGTTTGGGAAGGATTGGTATGGCAGTTGCGAAGAGAGCTGAAGCATTTAACTGCCCAATCTGTTACTACTCTAGAAGAGAAAAACCAGACACAAAATACACGTACTATCCAAGTGTTGTTGAGTTAGCTGGCAACTGTCAAATTCTGGTTGTTGCATGCCCACTAACTGAAGAAACTCGCCACATCATCAATCGTGAAGTCATTGATGCATTGGGTCCAAAGGGTGTTCTCATCAACATTGGAAGAGGCCCCCATGTCGACGAACCAGAGCTGGTATCTGCACTGGTTGAAGGCCGGTTAGGTGGTGCTGGTCTGGATGTATATGAGAATGAGCCTCAAGTACCTGAGGAACTGTTTGGGCTTGAAAACGTAGTCCTCTTGCCTCATGTAGGAAGTGGCACAATGGAAACTCGAAAGGCCATGGCTGACCTAGTGATTGGAAACCTGGAGGCTCACTTTTTGAACAAGCCTCTGCTAACCCCCTTG ACCCTAATGGAGTCCATTGGCGTACTCATGCTGTGCCCAATGAACCCCTACCTCGAGCAAGAGCTCCAGAGGCGCTTCAACCTCTTCAGGCTCTGGACCGTCCCGCAGAAGTCCCAGTTCTTCAAGGACCACTCCGCCTCCATCCGAGCCGTCGTCGGAAACTCTGCCGCCGGCGCCGACGCCGAGCTCATCAACACGCTGCCTGGGCTCGAGATCGTCTCGAGCTTCAGCGTTGGGGTGGACAAGATCGACCTGGACAAGTGCAAGGAGAAGGGGATTAGGGTCACGAACACGCCGGACGTGCTGACCGAGGACGTGGCGGACCTCGTGATCGGGCTCATCCTGGCCGTGCTGAGGAGGCTGTGTGAGTGCGATCGGTACGTTAGGAGTGGGAAGTGGAAGAAGGGGGGCTTTAGGTTGACTACCAAG TTCACTGGAAAAACAGTTGGTATTATCGGTTTGGGAAGGATTGGTATGGCAGTTGCGAAGAGAGCTGAAGCATTTAACTGCCCAATCTGTTACTACTCTAGAAGAGAAAAACCAGACACAAAATACACGTACTATCCAAGTGTTGTTGAGTTAGCTGGCAACTGTCAAATTCTGGTTGTTGCATGCCCACTAACTGAAGAAACTCGCCACATCATCAATCGTGAAGTCATTGATGCATTGGGTCCAAAGGGTGTTCTCATCAACATTGGAAGAGGCCCCCATGTCGACGAACCAGAGCTGGTATCTGCACTGGTTGAAGGCCGGTTAGGTGGTGCTGGTCTGGATGTATATGAGAATGAGCCTCAAGTACCTGAGGAACTGTTTGGGCTTGAAAACGTAGTCCTCTTGCCTCATGTAGGAAGTGGCACAATGGAAACTCGAAAGGCCATGGCTGACCTTGTGATTGGAAACCTGGAGGCTCACTTTTTGAACAAGCCTCTGCTAACCCCCTTGGTTTAA
- the LOC132187251 gene encoding glyoxylate/hydroxypyruvate/pyruvate reductase 2KGR-like, producing the protein MDSSIGVLMTYPMSDYLEQQLQKRFNLFKLWTHSSHSDFLKNNSNSIQALVGNTKIGADAELIDSLPKLEIVSSYSVGLDKIDLSKCQEKGIRVTNTPDVLTDDVADAAIGLVLAVTRRVCECDRFVRSGLWKKRDFGLGTKFSGKSVGIVGLGRIGSAIAKRAQAFDCLISYHSRSERPETNYKYYSSIIDLAANCHILIIACALTEKTHHIVNREVIDALGPKGILINIGRGPHIDEPELVSALLEGRLGGAGLDVFENEPEVPEHLLALENVVLLPHVGSDTVETSESMADLVINNLEAHFLKKPLLTPVI; encoded by the exons ATGGATTCCTCCATAGGCGTCCTAATGACCTACCCAATGTCCGATTACCTCGAACAACAACTCCAAAAGCGCTTCAACCTCTTCAAACTCTGGACCCATTCCTCGCACTCCgatttcttgaagaacaactccaACTCCATCCAAGCATTGGTGGGGAACACCAAAATCGGTGCCGACGCAGAGCTCATCGACTCGCTGCCCAAGTTGGAGATCGTTTCGAGTTACAGTGTGGGGTTGGATAAGATTGATCTGAGCAAATGCCAGGAGAAGGGCATCAGGGTTACCAACACGCCTGACGTATTGACAGATGATGTTGCCGATGCGGCGATCGGGTTGGTCTTGGCTGTTACAAGGAGGGTTTGTGAGTGTGACCGGTTTGTGAGGAGTGGGTTGTGGAAGAAACGCGATTTCGGATTGGGTACCAAG TTCAGTGGTAAATCTGTTGGAATTGTTGGGTTGGGCAGGATTGGTTCAGCAATTGCAAAGAGAGCCCAAGCATTTGACTGCCTTATCAGTTACCACTCAAGATCTGAGAGACCAGAAACAAATTACAAGTACTACTCGAGCATCATTGACTTGGCTGCCAATTGTCACATCCTCATTATTGCATGTGCTTTGACAGAAAAAACACACCACATTGTCAACCGTGAAGTCATTGATGCCTTGGGTCCAAAGGGTATTCTCATCAACATTGGACGAGGTCCACACATTGATGAACCAGAGCTTGTGTCTGCACTCCTTGAAGGCCGGTTAGGTGGAGCTGGGCTCGATGTGTTTGAAAATGAGCCAGAGGTTCCTGAGCACCTGCTTGCGCTTGAAAATGTAGTTCTCCTGCCTCATGTGGGAAGTGACACCGTGGAAACCAGTGAGTCAATGGCAGACCTTGTGATAAACAACTTGGAGGCGCATTTTCTAAAGAAGCCACTGTTAACTCCagtgatttga